From the genome of candidate division WOR-3 bacterium:
CTACGGATACAAATTTGATTGGTGTTGCAGCCCGCGAGCGACTTTTCATTTATGATTTAACTGACCCGTTCTTTCCTAATTATAGCACACTCTCGCTTCCTCGGTGTATTCGAGGAATTTTTATAAAAGACTCTTTTGCTTATCTTGCTTGTGAGCAACTTGGAGTTAGTGTTGTTAAAATAAAATGGACACCAAATCCGAATGTTGAACTTATTAGCAATATTGATACCCCAAGTAATGCCCGGTCGCTTTTTGTTAAGGATAATACTTGTTATGTTGCAGATGGACGAGGTGGTTTAGTAATGATTGATATTTCCGCACCGACATTTTCATCTATAATCAGTAGACTGGATTTACCTGGTTATGCCCAGCGAGTTTATGTAAAAGATACATTGGCATATCTTGCTTGTGGTGATGCGGGATTATGTGTTGTCAATGTCAAGGATAAAAATAAACCCTATTTAGTGGAAACGGTCAAGACTTCATATGCCAAAGGTGTCTTTGTGAATAATGAGCAGATAATATTTGTTGCCGACCGAGATGAAGGGTTAGTGATAATTAAAAGCAAAAAGTAAGAAAAAAATGATATAAGAAGTAAGAGGTAAGAATAAATGAAAACATTTAGCGTTTTTTTAGCATTTCTTTTAGGTCTTATCAATAGTCTCTTAAGTCAAGATTTTATTCGATCGCCAGTTCGGTCTGAGTTTTCAATTATTGAAAAAACAGGTGATTTCATCAAAGTTGAAATTAAAGTTTCCGATGAAGATTTAATTGATTTTAATCTTGAAGAAAGATTAAAAGCCGAATTTAGCGAAAATCAAACACCATATCTCTATCGTGGTAAATTCATTGCCGTTGAGGAAAGTTATATTCCTGATATTGTAGTTAATAGCGTTGATTCAACGATTATTGCGATTAATCCAGAGATGTGGCCTTATCGGCCGGGTCATACCGATTATTCGCGAGCTGCGATTCGCGATCTGCCAGTTACAATGTGTGGTCAACCCGGTAAGTTAGGACATCTTACTGTTGTGCCCATCGCAGTAAAACAATTTGAATTACGCGATGACCATGTTATCTGTTATCATAAAATCAAGATAGCAATCCACGCATCGCTATCCGGCAATTGCAATACGCTTACTCATTATGGTCGAGTTCGTTTCGAACGAGAAAAAATCGAGTCCTCCGCTTTTCATACTCTATATCAGAGTGTAATATTAAACTATGAGCCGAATCGTGCAAAAAATGGAATAGGATTACCAGGAAAATATTTAATCATAACGCCTGATGTTCTATACACTAATGACCTTTTGCAATTAGCCCGATGGAAAGAACTAAAAGGTTATTCGGTGAGTATCAAACGTCTTTCGGAAATTGGCTCAAGTTATTCGGCAATTAGGAATTATATTATGCAATTTTATAATGCTAATCCGACATTAGAATATGTGCTTTTAGTAGGTTCAGCCAGTCTTTTGCCTAGTATTCCAATTCCCGGCACATCCAGTATTGGAGACCATCTTTATAGTTGTGTTGCGGGTAATGATATTTATCCGGATTTGTTTGTTGGTCGTTTACCAGCGTCAAATGCATCCGAACTTGCGGTTATGGTTGCGAAGATTTTAGGCTATGAGAAATCACCTTGGGTCCAAGATACTTCATGGTATCGAAGGGCTTTGATGGTCGGCACACAATACTCGTCAACTGCCGTAGTTTGGACGGCATTAGCAACTTTGCGCTGGACCAGAAATAAGTTTTTACAAAATAACTATTTAAGAGTTGATACGATCTTTGACCCACCCTATAACAGTGGTGTAGGTATAATTGACACGATTATTACCCGCGGTGTATCATTTGTTAATGGTCGAGGTTGGGGGAATCGGTTTGGTTGGGATAGACCTGCGTTTCATAGTGATAATATCAGTTTGTGTAATAACGGTTGGAAACTGCCGGTGATTACAAGTTTTTATTGTGCGACCGGTAATTTTGCTTTTGACCCTTGTTTTGGTAAGGTGTGGCTTTCTAGCGGGACTCCAACTCAACCTAAAGGCGCAGTGGCTTTTTATGGTCCTACTTATGGCACAACTTCAACCCGATATAATAATTGTCATAATTACGGTGTGTATTGGGGAATTTTTGATGAAGGTATTACGCATTGTGGTCCAGCAATGTTCCGGGGCAAATTAGAAATGATGGCTAATTTTCCTCTCTCCCGTGATTCGGTTGATTTGAAAATTCATACTTTTACTTATAATCTTTTTGGTGACCCGTCTTTACAAATGTGGATTGGTAAAGTGCCGGATTCACTTTTCTGTAGTTATAGTCAATCAATTCCGGTGGGCACAAGTCAATTTTCAGTTTTAGTTAACAATCGTGTAGGTCAACCTGTGGCTAATGCTTTAGTTTCTTTATATAAACAGAATGAAGTAAAAGTAGTTGCGAGAACCAATAATCAAGGAGTTGCTAATTTTGATATTTTGGTCCAAACACCCGATACTTTGTTTGTGACCGTGACTGCACAAAATTATATTCCGCATCAAGGTATGTCTTATGTTGTTTCTTCACCGGTTTATGTTGGTTATTATAGTCATTCAGGCAATCTTATTGCCGGGCAAAATATCAATTT
Proteins encoded in this window:
- a CDS encoding C25 family cysteine peptidase; translation: MKTFSVFLAFLLGLINSLLSQDFIRSPVRSEFSIIEKTGDFIKVEIKVSDEDLIDFNLEERLKAEFSENQTPYLYRGKFIAVEESYIPDIVVNSVDSTIIAINPEMWPYRPGHTDYSRAAIRDLPVTMCGQPGKLGHLTVVPIAVKQFELRDDHVICYHKIKIAIHASLSGNCNTLTHYGRVRFEREKIESSAFHTLYQSVILNYEPNRAKNGIGLPGKYLIITPDVLYTNDLLQLARWKELKGYSVSIKRLSEIGSSYSAIRNYIMQFYNANPTLEYVLLVGSASLLPSIPIPGTSSIGDHLYSCVAGNDIYPDLFVGRLPASNASELAVMVAKILGYEKSPWVQDTSWYRRALMVGTQYSSTAVVWTALATLRWTRNKFLQNNYLRVDTIFDPPYNSGVGIIDTIITRGVSFVNGRGWGNRFGWDRPAFHSDNISLCNNGWKLPVITSFYCATGNFAFDPCFGKVWLSSGTPTQPKGAVAFYGPTYGTTSTRYNNCHNYGVYWGIFDEGITHCGPAMFRGKLEMMANFPLSRDSVDLKIHTFTYNLFGDPSLQMWIGKVPDSLFCSYSQSIPVGTSQFSVLVNNRVGQPVANALVSLYKQNEVKVVARTNNQGVANFDILVQTPDTLFVTVTAQNYIPHQGMSYVVSSPVYVGYYSHSGNLIAGQNINLSVSLKNYGTSQSASNTVAILRTDDPHIQLLDSVKSYGNVLPGQIAVNSFQVAVAPNCTNGHQVRFQLFITTQSGAYQSGFSCQMRAGELSYLRHQVLDGNNQILEPGESANLLVKIYNRGLENVHNVSGILRFANPAAIRILDSLGYFGSVLSGDSAQNSTDYFTIQASSQIAVGHQFYMQLVLRADNNYQRIVNVPVVVGVVNVSAVLGPDAYGYYAYDNVDVGYNQAPVYQWYEIDPNYGGSGIRIPLRNDDIKTIHLPFNFKFYGRNYNRLSVCSNGYLAMDSTNIADPYNWRLPGPLGAPAMIAPFWDDFHPDTMNASGVYYYYDASSHRFCVQWSRVRHIHGFKTPEVGELQTFQVILFDPVYYPTQTGDGDILFQYHTVFNDDTTYDDNHNYATAGIENYEQTIATQLTFANQYPASVAPIVSGRAVKFTTNPPDTFTSIREEVATIC